The genomic region ACCGGCGGGACCGGCCGGCGGTGGACGGCACCAGCCGGATGTCGGCCTACCTGCGCTGGGGCCAGCTGCACCCGCGCACCCTGCTCGCCGACCTGGCCCGGCACACCGGCCAGGGCGCGGAGACCTACCGCAGCGAGCTGGCCTGGCGGGAGTTCTACGCCGACGTGCTGTGGCACCGCCCGGAGACCGCGCGGCGCAACTACGACCGCCGCTTCGACAAGATCGACCACGACACCGACGACGAGCTGTTCGCGGCCTGGTGCGCGGGCCGGACCGGGTTCCCGATCGTGGACGCGGGCATGCGCCAGCTGCTGGCCGAGGGCTGGATGCACAACCGGGTGCGCATGATCACCGCCAGCTTCCTGGTGAAGGACCTGCACCAGCCCTGGTGGCGCGGGGCACGGCACTTCATGCGCCACCTGGTCGACGGCGACCTGGCCTCCAACCAGCACGGCTGGCAGTGGACCGCGGGCTGCGGCACGGACGCGGCCCCGTACTTCCGGGTGTTCAACCCGACCACCCAGGGCGAGAGGTTCGACCCGGACGGCGACTACGTGCGCCGGTACGTGCCGGAACTCCGTGGCCTGCCAGGAAAACGCGTGCACAAGCCCCTCGGCGTGCCCGGCTATCCGGAGCCGATCGTGGACCACAAGCACGAGCGCGAGGTCGCGCTGGCCCGCTACGGGGCCACCAGGAGCTAGGCCCCCGGGCAGGACCCGGAACTGGGCTTCCCGGTGCGGAAGAAGGCCACCGCCTTGGCCGCGCAGGGGATCGAGGACAGCGAGCCGTGGTGGTCGTCCGCCACGGTCAGCAGCTCGCCGCCGACTCGCTCCCGCAGCTGCTCGGCCCAGCCGTACGGGGTGACCGGCTCGTGGCGGTGCCCGACCAGCTGCAGCGGGCTGGTGCGGCGGCCCGGATCGGTGGCCTTGATCCGGGACAGCGCGATGCCGATGGTCCGCCCGTCCAGCGCCGCGTAGTCCACCGGCACGGTGACCATCGCGCACTCGGTCCGGTCGTCCTCCGGCGACCACTGTGGACTGTGCGAGGTTGACCGGAGTGGAGTCGTGGCCTACTTCGCCCCGAGCGCGTCCCGCAGCTTGACCCGGCCACCCGTGCGCAGCACCGCGTTGGAGTAGATCCGCCCGGCCAGCCGGATGAAGGCGAACATCCCGGCCACGGTGAGCACCACCGACACCACGATCTCCCAGGCGGGCGCCACCCCCATCGCGATCCGCGCGGGCATGATGATCGGCGCGAACGGCGGGATCATGGACAGCACCTCCAGGATCCGGTTGCCCGGATCGCGGGGCAGCATCAGGAAGGTCAGCACCGCGGGCAGGATCGCGGCGAACATCACCGGCTGCACCACCGAGCTGACCTCCTCCTGCCGGGCGACCAGCGCGGCGGAGGCGGCGAACAGGGTGCCGAAGGTGAAGAACCCGGCCAGGTACCACAGCACCCCGGTGACCAGGGTGCCGGTGATCTGCCCGCCGGGCAGGGTGAGCTGGTCGGTGGCGGTGGCCGCGGTGAGCGCCACCGCGGTGATCACGCTGACCTGCAACAGGCCCGCGATGCCGATCCCGGCGACCTTGCCGGCCAGCAGCTGCCACGGCCGCACCGAGGACAGCAGCAGCTCGACCACCCGGCTGGACTTCTCCTCCACCACGCCCTGCGCCACCGCCATGCCGAAGATCATCAGCGACATGTAGAGCAGCGCGGTGAGCCCGATCGCGATGCCCAGGCGCTGCCCGCGCTCGGGGTCCTCCGGCTCCAGTTGGCTCACCTGCACCTTGGCCTCGGCCACGGTGCGGCCCACCTGCGCGGGGTCCAGGCCGCCCTGGGCCAGCTGGGCGTCCAGCGCCTGCTGCCGGACCACCGCGTCCAGGCTGCCGCGCACCGCGTCGTTGAGGTCCTTCTTCACCAGCACCCGCAGCGAGCCCGGCGCGCCGCTGACCAGCACGTCGATCTTGTCGTCCTTGAGCTGCGCCTCGCCGTCGGCGGCGTCGGGCACCTCGGTGGTCTCCACCTGCTCGCCGAAGCCCTTGGCGGTGGCCTTGAGCTGCTCGGCCACCGCGCTGGCCTGGCCGGTCAGCCCGACCGTGGTCTTGGCGTTGCTCTGGCTGATGAAGTAGATCAGCCCGACGTAGGCGGCGATGATCGCGATGATCACCACCGTGCTGACCACGAAGGACTTGGAGCGCACCCGGGTGTTCAGCTCGCGGCGGGCCACCAGCCACACCGCGCGGGCCGGGGTCAGGGGGCTGCTGCTCATGCCGGGGATCCCTCGGTGACGACGTTGCGGAACAGTTCGGTCAGCGTCGGGCGGTGCGGCGCGAACTCGCGCACCTCGCCGGTGCGCATGGCCGCGGCCAGCACGCTCTGGCTGTCCGTGCCGGGCGCCAGCTCGACCAGGAACCGGGACCCGTCCACGCTCAGCTCGGTGACCCCGGTCTGGTTCCTGGCCCAGTCCGACGGCGCGTAGGGCAGGTCGAGCAGGTAGCGGTCGCTGCCGCCGGTGCGCAGCTCGGAGACCTTGCCGCTGACCACCATCTGTCCACTCCGGATGATCCCGACCCGGTCGCACAGCCGCTCCACCAGGTCGAGCTGGTGACTGGAGAACATCACCGGCACGCCGGCGTCGGCCTGCTCCCGCAGCACCTCGCTCATCACGTCCACCGCCACCGGGTCCAGCCCGGAGAACGGCTCGTCCAGCACCAGCACCTCGGGCTCGTGCACCAGCGCCGCGGCCAGCTGCACCCGCTGCTGGTTGCCCAGGCTGAGCTTCTGGACCTCCTCGTCCCGCCGCTGCCCCAGTCCTAACCGCTCGGTCCAGGCGCCGGCCGCCCTGCGCGCGGCCTTGGCGGACATCCCGTGCAGCTCGGCCAGGTAGACCAGCTGCTCGGTCACCTTCATCTTCGGGTACAGGCCGCGCTCCTCCGGCATGTACCCGATGTGCCTGCGGGTCTCGAAGTCCACCGCGCGGCCGTTCCAGCGCACCTCGCCGGAGTCGGCGGCCAGCACGCCCAGCGCGATCCGCATGGTGGTGGTCTTGCCAGCGCCGTTGCTGCCGACGAAGCCGAACAGCTCACCGGCCCTGATCGAGAAGGTCATCTCCCGCAGGGCGACGACCTCGCCATAGCGCTTGGAGATCCGATCGATCTCCAGCACTGCCTCAGCCACGGCGTTTTCCTCTCGGTTGTCCAGTTCGCGTCCCCCGGCGCGCTGCCCGTGTCCACTATCTCCCAGCCCGGCGATTATCGAGCCCGATCCCGCCGGTCGTGAGCAGCCTGACACTCCCGGCCGCCCAGCGCCGCCTGACCGGCCGGGCTACCGTCGGGGGATGCCGACGATTCTGGGCGCGACCGCGCGCAGGGCCGGGTACACCGCGGCGCTGGCCGCCGGGCTCTGGGGCGCGTGGATCCTGTTCGGCCCGTGGCCCGGCTCCGAGGGCTCCAGCCTGATGTGGGGCCTCGGCCTGGTGCTGCGCGGCGCGGCCGCCGGGTTCACCGGACTGGCCCTGCTGTGGCTCGCGTTGCTGGTCTGGGGCGCGGTGGTCCGGGCGAGGGACCGCTAGGCGCGCTGAGCGAGCAGCCGGTAGGCGTTGCCGCCGTTGCCGCGCTTGACCACCTGGTGCGCCAGCTTGTCGGCCACCCAGGCCAGCACCAGCAGCGGCACCCCCGCGGTGAGCACCGCGCGGTAGACCACCCGCCGCCACCAGGTGGCCGGCCGGGGCCGCCAGGGCTGGTCGGGGTTTCGGGCCAGCCGGTTCAGGCCGAGGCCGACGGCCATGGTGAGGTCCATGGACTGGTCGGCGCGGCCGCGGTCCTGGGCCACCACGGTGAAGCCGCGCTCGGTCAGCGCCCTGACCAGGTTCTCCCTCGGCATCATGTGCTGGTGCTGCGGCGGGAACCACGGCATCCAGTAGGTGCGCAGCAGCCGCCCGTACCGCGAGCCGGGGTTGGGCACCTCGATGAGCAGGAAACCACCCGCGGACAGCACCTTCGCCGCCGCGTCCAGCTCCTCGAACGGCTCCCTGGTGTGCTCCAGGTAGTGGAACATGCTGATCACGTCGTAGCGCCCGGCCAGCTCGGCC from Crossiella sp. CA-258035 harbors:
- a CDS encoding alpha/beta hydrolase encodes the protein MVTVPVDYAALDGRTIGIALSRIKATDPGRRTSPLQLVGHRHEPVTPYGWAEQLRERVGGELLTVADDHHGSLSSIPCAAKAVAFFRTGKPSSGSCPGA
- a CDS encoding deoxyribodipyrimidine photo-lyase, encoding MLWFRRDLRLGDHAALLAAAQRSRDVLAVFVLDEALLKPSGPVRRTFLYRSLRALEEQLDGRLLVLRGDPAAELPKAAGQVGADSVHVSADTGPYGRERDERVANALADNGIELVRTGSPYAVTPGRVRKGDGTPFKVFTPFRRAWAEHGWRAPADTDASTVDWITAEGGVRVPADEDLGEISLPTAGERAAIEAWESFVDERVTDYADRRDRPAVDGTSRMSAYLRWGQLHPRTLLADLARHTGQGAETYRSELAWREFYADVLWHRPETARRNYDRRFDKIDHDTDDELFAAWCAGRTGFPIVDAGMRQLLAEGWMHNRVRMITASFLVKDLHQPWWRGARHFMRHLVDGDLASNQHGWQWTAGCGTDAAPYFRVFNPTTQGERFDPDGDYVRRYVPELRGLPGKRVHKPLGVPGYPEPIVDHKHEREVALARYGATRS
- a CDS encoding ABC transporter permease, which codes for MSSSPLTPARAVWLVARRELNTRVRSKSFVVSTVVIIAIIAAYVGLIYFISQSNAKTTVGLTGQASAVAEQLKATAKGFGEQVETTEVPDAADGEAQLKDDKIDVLVSGAPGSLRVLVKKDLNDAVRGSLDAVVRQQALDAQLAQGGLDPAQVGRTVAEAKVQVSQLEPEDPERGQRLGIAIGLTALLYMSLMIFGMAVAQGVVEEKSSRVVELLLSSVRPWQLLAGKVAGIGIAGLLQVSVITAVALTAATATDQLTLPGGQITGTLVTGVLWYLAGFFTFGTLFAASAALVARQEEVSSVVQPVMFAAILPAVLTFLMLPRDPGNRILEVLSMIPPFAPIIMPARIAMGVAPAWEIVVSVVLTVAGMFAFIRLAGRIYSNAVLRTGGRVKLRDALGAK
- a CDS encoding ATP-binding cassette domain-containing protein, encoding MAEAVLEIDRISKRYGEVVALREMTFSIRAGELFGFVGSNGAGKTTTMRIALGVLAADSGEVRWNGRAVDFETRRHIGYMPEERGLYPKMKVTEQLVYLAELHGMSAKAARRAAGAWTERLGLGQRRDEEVQKLSLGNQQRVQLAAALVHEPEVLVLDEPFSGLDPVAVDVMSEVLREQADAGVPVMFSSHQLDLVERLCDRVGIIRSGQMVVSGKVSELRTGGSDRYLLDLPYAPSDWARNQTGVTELSVDGSRFLVELAPGTDSQSVLAAAMRTGEVREFAPHRPTLTELFRNVVTEGSPA